A stretch of the Malus domestica chromosome 08, GDT2T_hap1 genome encodes the following:
- the LOC103428863 gene encoding ABSCISIC ACID-INSENSITIVE 5-like protein 3 encodes MDDRTLGSGNGGERPQFPPLANLDGVQSQLGNIGSKPLNGMHFDELLKNVISADEGQLLQNPNSSSFSTSFFLGNLNGALSKKSADEVWKGISHHELANSAANESLHQRNIRETAATPEHFLVRTGAINLGNQNAMMNAQPVMGIDPAVMVSQPADWFQFQVSAVQQRMTMLDSNFKVCESVYDNSTVNNLDYSENQVGMSIPMPAISASSSESHATAEKKRHFSDEIKEKTIERRQKRMIKNRESAARSRARKQAYTSQLEHEVFRLRKMNSWLKKQKEVEIILSSNPNSMPKYQLRRTSSAPF; translated from the exons ATGGATGACAGGACTTTGGGGTCTGGAAATGGAGGTGAGAGGCCGCAGTTTCCTCCTCTGGCTAATTTGGATGGGGTTCAAAGCCAGCTCGGAAATATAGGCAGCAAGCCCTTGAATGGTATGCATTTTGATGAGTTACTTAAAAATGTGATATCAGCTGATGAAGGGCAGctgctacaaaaccctaattcttccTCTTTTTCCACTTCGTTTTTTCTTGGGAATTTAAATGGAGCATTGAGTAAGAAGAGTGCTGATGAAGTATGGAAGGGGATTTCTCACCATGAGCTTGCCAATTCTGCAGCCAACGAATCGTTGCACCAACGTAATATTAGGGAGACAGCAGCTACACCTGAACATTTTTTAGTTCGCACCGGCGCCATTAACTTAGGAAACCAAAATGCAATGATGAATGCTCAGCCGGTTATGGGTATTGATCCAGCGGTTATGGTGTCGCAGCCGGCAGATTGGTTTCAGTTTCAAGTGTCTGCTGTTCAGCAGCGAATGACAATGCTGGATTCAAATTTCAAGGTTTGTGAATCAGTGTATGATAACTCAACTGTGAATAATCTTGATTACTCGGAGAACCAAGTGGGCATGTCAATTCCAATGCCTGCAATATCAGCATCGTCTTCAGAATCTCACGCAACCGCTGAGAAGAAGCGCCATTTTTCTGATGAAATCAAGGAGAAAACGATAGAAAGGAGGCAGAAGCGGATGATCAAGAACCGTGAGTCAGCTGCCAGGTCTAGGGCAAGAAAGCAG GCTTATACCAGCCAGTTGGAGCATGAAGTATTCCGGTTGAGAAAAATGAATAGCTGGCTCAAAAAGCAAAAG GAGGTGGAAATTATCTTATcttcaaaccctaattctatGCCTAAATACCAACTCCGGCGAACCAGTTCGGCTCCCTTCTAG